Proteins found in one Vulpes vulpes isolate BD-2025 chromosome 13, VulVul3, whole genome shotgun sequence genomic segment:
- the FMO3 gene encoding flavin-containing monooxygenase 3 isoform X1 produces the protein MGKRVAIIGAGVSGLASIRSCLEEGLEPTCFERSEDIGGLWKFSEHAEDGRASIYQSVFTNSSKEMMCFPDFPYPDDFPNFMHNSKLQEYITVFSKEKNLLKYIQFKTLVCSVNKRPDFSVSGQWDITTERDGKRESAIFDAVLICSGHHVYPNLPEESFPGLKLFKGKCFHSREYKEPGIFKGKRVLVIGLGNSGCDIATELSHTAEQVIISSRSGSWVMSRVWDDGYPWDMMFITRFETFLKNSLPTIISDWWYMKQMNARFKHENYGLMPLNGTLRKEPVFNDELPACILCGTVSIKPNVKAFTETSAIFEDGTVFEAIDCVIFATGYSYAYPFLDESIIKSKNNEITLFKGIFPPKLEKPTMAVIGFVQSLGATIPTTDLQARWAVQVIKGTCTLPSVTDMMNDIDKKREGKLKWFGTSETVQTDYISYMDELASFIGAKPNIPWLFLTDPKLAVEVFFGPCSPYQFRLVGPGKWPGARNAILTQWDRTLKPMKTRAVGNPQKPCMLCHLVKLFVLPVLFIAVFLALI, from the exons ATGGGGAAAAGAGTGGCCATCATCGGAGCTGGAGTCAGTGGCTTGGCCTCCATCAGAAGCTGTTTGGAAGAGGGGCTAGAGCCCACCTGCTTTGAGAGGAGTGAAGACATTGGGGGCCTGTGGAAATTCTCG GAGCATGCAGAGGATGGCAGAGCTAGCATTTACCAGTCTGTCTTTACCAACTCTTCCAAAGAGATGATGTGTTTCCCAGACTTCCCATATCCTGATGACTTCCCCAACTTTATGCATAATAGCAAGCTCCAGGAATATAtcactgtattttccaaagaaaagaacCTCCTGAAATACATACAATTTAAG aCACTTGTATGCAGTGTAAATAAACGTCCTGATTTCTCAGTCTCCGGCCAATGGGATATTACCACTGAAAGGGATGGTAAAAGAGAATCAGCTATCTTTGATGCTGTACTGATTTGTTCTGGACACCATGTGTACCCCAATCTACCAGAAGAGTCCTTTCCAG gactaaaactttttaaaggcaAATGTTTCCACAGCCGGGAATATAAGGAACCAGGAATATTCAAGGGGAAGCGAGTTCTGGTGATAGGCCTGGGGAATTCAGGCTGTGATATTGCTACGGAACTCAGCCACACAGCTGAACAG gtCATCATCAGTTCCAGAAGTGGCTCCTGGGTGATGAGCCGGGTCTGGGATGATGGTTATCCATGGGACATGATGTTCATCACTCGATTTGAAACCTTCCTCAAGAACAGCTTGCCAACAATCATCTCTGACTGGTGGTACATGAAGCAAATGAATGCAAGATTCAAGCATGAGAACTATGGCTTGATGCCTTTAAATGG AACCCTGAGAAAAGAACCTGTGTTTAATGACGAGCTCCCGGCTTGCATTCTGTGTGGCACGGTGTCCATTAAGCCTAATGTGAAAGCATTCACTGAGACTTCAGCCATTTTTGAGGATGGCACAGTGTTTGAGGCCATCGATTGTGTCATTTTTGCAACAGGCTATAGTTATGCCTACCCCTTCCTTGATGAGTCCATCATTAAGAGCAAAAACAATGAGATCACCTTGTTTAAAGGCATTTTCCCTCCTAAATTGGAAAAACCGACCATGGCAGTGATTGGTTTTGTCCAGTCCCTTGGGGCTACCATTCCCACAACTGATCTGCAAGCCCGCTGGGCAGTACAAGTAATAAAAG gaacttgCACTTTGCCTTCTGTAACAGACATGATGAACGATATTgataaaaaaagggagggaaagcTCAAATG GTTTGGCACCAGCGAGACAGTACAGACGGATTATATTAGTTATATGGATGAACTTGCCTCCTTCATTGGGGCAAAGCCCAATATCCCGTGGTTGTTCCTCACAGATCCCAAATTGGCTGTGGAGGTTTTCTTTGGCCCTTGCAGCCCATACCAATTTAGGCTAGTGGGCCCAGGGAAGTGGCCAGGAGCCAGAAATGCCATCCTGACCCAGTGGGACCGGACCCTGAAACCCATGAAGACAAGAGCTGTTGGGAACCCTCAGAAACCTTGCATGCTTTGCCATTTGGTCAAGCTCTTTGTTCTTCCTGTTCTGTTCATTGCTGTTTTCCTCGCATTGATCTAA
- the FMO3 gene encoding flavin-containing monooxygenase 3 isoform X2, which yields MEHAEDGRASIYQSVFTNSSKEMMCFPDFPYPDDFPNFMHNSKLQEYITVFSKEKNLLKYIQFKTLVCSVNKRPDFSVSGQWDITTERDGKRESAIFDAVLICSGHHVYPNLPEESFPGLKLFKGKCFHSREYKEPGIFKGKRVLVIGLGNSGCDIATELSHTAEQVIISSRSGSWVMSRVWDDGYPWDMMFITRFETFLKNSLPTIISDWWYMKQMNARFKHENYGLMPLNGTLRKEPVFNDELPACILCGTVSIKPNVKAFTETSAIFEDGTVFEAIDCVIFATGYSYAYPFLDESIIKSKNNEITLFKGIFPPKLEKPTMAVIGFVQSLGATIPTTDLQARWAVQVIKGTCTLPSVTDMMNDIDKKREGKLKWFGTSETVQTDYISYMDELASFIGAKPNIPWLFLTDPKLAVEVFFGPCSPYQFRLVGPGKWPGARNAILTQWDRTLKPMKTRAVGNPQKPCMLCHLVKLFVLPVLFIAVFLALI from the exons ATG GAGCATGCAGAGGATGGCAGAGCTAGCATTTACCAGTCTGTCTTTACCAACTCTTCCAAAGAGATGATGTGTTTCCCAGACTTCCCATATCCTGATGACTTCCCCAACTTTATGCATAATAGCAAGCTCCAGGAATATAtcactgtattttccaaagaaaagaacCTCCTGAAATACATACAATTTAAG aCACTTGTATGCAGTGTAAATAAACGTCCTGATTTCTCAGTCTCCGGCCAATGGGATATTACCACTGAAAGGGATGGTAAAAGAGAATCAGCTATCTTTGATGCTGTACTGATTTGTTCTGGACACCATGTGTACCCCAATCTACCAGAAGAGTCCTTTCCAG gactaaaactttttaaaggcaAATGTTTCCACAGCCGGGAATATAAGGAACCAGGAATATTCAAGGGGAAGCGAGTTCTGGTGATAGGCCTGGGGAATTCAGGCTGTGATATTGCTACGGAACTCAGCCACACAGCTGAACAG gtCATCATCAGTTCCAGAAGTGGCTCCTGGGTGATGAGCCGGGTCTGGGATGATGGTTATCCATGGGACATGATGTTCATCACTCGATTTGAAACCTTCCTCAAGAACAGCTTGCCAACAATCATCTCTGACTGGTGGTACATGAAGCAAATGAATGCAAGATTCAAGCATGAGAACTATGGCTTGATGCCTTTAAATGG AACCCTGAGAAAAGAACCTGTGTTTAATGACGAGCTCCCGGCTTGCATTCTGTGTGGCACGGTGTCCATTAAGCCTAATGTGAAAGCATTCACTGAGACTTCAGCCATTTTTGAGGATGGCACAGTGTTTGAGGCCATCGATTGTGTCATTTTTGCAACAGGCTATAGTTATGCCTACCCCTTCCTTGATGAGTCCATCATTAAGAGCAAAAACAATGAGATCACCTTGTTTAAAGGCATTTTCCCTCCTAAATTGGAAAAACCGACCATGGCAGTGATTGGTTTTGTCCAGTCCCTTGGGGCTACCATTCCCACAACTGATCTGCAAGCCCGCTGGGCAGTACAAGTAATAAAAG gaacttgCACTTTGCCTTCTGTAACAGACATGATGAACGATATTgataaaaaaagggagggaaagcTCAAATG GTTTGGCACCAGCGAGACAGTACAGACGGATTATATTAGTTATATGGATGAACTTGCCTCCTTCATTGGGGCAAAGCCCAATATCCCGTGGTTGTTCCTCACAGATCCCAAATTGGCTGTGGAGGTTTTCTTTGGCCCTTGCAGCCCATACCAATTTAGGCTAGTGGGCCCAGGGAAGTGGCCAGGAGCCAGAAATGCCATCCTGACCCAGTGGGACCGGACCCTGAAACCCATGAAGACAAGAGCTGTTGGGAACCCTCAGAAACCTTGCATGCTTTGCCATTTGGTCAAGCTCTTTGTTCTTCCTGTTCTGTTCATTGCTGTTTTCCTCGCATTGATCTAA